Proteins from one Mycobacterium sp. SMC-2 genomic window:
- a CDS encoding DUF5134 domain-containing protein: MDNALRWVVTALFAVSFAAYAYFLVAQRRCWTSVVSQLIHLAMSAVMILMAWGVGMTLPTVAATMCFSLGGAWFVSIAGHAPWAVEGRLTNYYYAVMMVAMAWMYGVMNGGLPGRSGHSGGEAMDMASPGAASEMQHAAHHMPQTADWVDRVNWIAALGFAAVAIYWAYRWITGRWTKPMPRTVRPTYAQIMTQTVTAAGAALMFADII, encoded by the coding sequence GTGGATAACGCGTTGCGATGGGTGGTGACGGCGCTGTTCGCCGTCAGCTTCGCAGCCTATGCGTATTTCCTTGTCGCCCAGCGCCGCTGCTGGACAAGCGTTGTGAGCCAGCTGATACATCTGGCGATGTCGGCCGTGATGATCTTGATGGCTTGGGGTGTGGGAATGACCCTTCCGACGGTAGCGGCGACGATGTGCTTTTCACTCGGCGGCGCCTGGTTTGTCAGCATCGCCGGCCACGCGCCCTGGGCCGTCGAGGGCCGGCTGACGAACTACTACTACGCCGTGATGATGGTGGCGATGGCGTGGATGTACGGGGTGATGAATGGCGGCCTGCCGGGCCGGTCGGGTCACTCGGGCGGCGAGGCGATGGACATGGCCTCACCCGGGGCAGCATCCGAAATGCAGCATGCGGCACACCACATGCCCCAGACCGCGGACTGGGTGGACAGGGTGAACTGGATCGCGGCCCTGGGCTTCGCCGCGGTGGCGATCTACTGGGCGTACCGCTGGATCACCGGGCGCTGGACGAAGCCGATGCCGCGCACCGTTCGACCGACGTACGCGCAAATCATGACTCAAACGGTGACCGCCGCCGGCGCCGCGCTGATGTTCGCCGACATCATCTGA
- a CDS encoding FAD/NAD(P)-binding protein encodes MIGAGPAGIAAVGRLLDQGVPPDKIAWIDPAFGAGDLGGKWRSVSSNTIAGTFLSYLNGSAAFRFSQAPPMPLAEVDPEETCALALVADPLVWVTAQLRHRVHVFETTATTLSLRRRQWWIETQDPELTSDNVILAVGAVPKRLDYPIDEIPVEVALDADKLAEVPLEGATVAVFGSSHSSMIALPHLLRLPVAKVINFYRSPLKYAVYLDDWILFDDTGLKGRAAVWARENIDGVYPERLERCWVFSPEFDAKVAECDHVIYTVGFEPRRLPETPQWGPLQYNRMNGILAPGLFGLGIAFPDYAEDPYGYGQYRVGLKKFMDHLDAVLPLWMMYGT; translated from the coding sequence GTGATCGGAGCCGGGCCCGCGGGGATTGCTGCCGTGGGGAGGCTGCTCGATCAGGGCGTACCGCCTGACAAGATCGCCTGGATCGACCCGGCCTTCGGTGCAGGAGACTTGGGCGGTAAGTGGCGTTCGGTGTCCAGCAACACCATTGCCGGGACTTTCCTGAGTTACTTGAATGGTTCTGCGGCGTTTCGGTTCTCACAGGCCCCGCCCATGCCGCTGGCCGAAGTCGACCCGGAGGAAACCTGCGCCCTCGCCCTGGTCGCCGACCCCTTGGTGTGGGTCACCGCACAGTTGCGCCATCGGGTGCACGTGTTCGAGACGACCGCGACCACCCTGTCGCTGCGGCGACGGCAGTGGTGGATCGAGACGCAGGACCCGGAACTCACCTCCGACAACGTCATCCTCGCCGTCGGTGCGGTGCCAAAGAGGCTCGACTATCCCATCGACGAGATTCCGGTCGAGGTCGCCCTTGATGCCGACAAGCTCGCCGAGGTGCCGCTCGAAGGCGCGACGGTTGCCGTCTTCGGCTCGTCGCACTCGTCGATGATCGCGTTGCCGCACCTGCTACGGCTTCCGGTCGCCAAGGTGATCAATTTTTACCGCAGCCCGCTCAAATACGCTGTCTATCTGGATGATTGGATACTGTTCGACGACACCGGGCTCAAGGGAAGAGCCGCCGTGTGGGCCCGCGAGAACATCGACGGGGTGTACCCGGAACGCTTGGAGCGCTGCTGGGTCTTTAGCCCGGAATTCGACGCGAAGGTCGCCGAATGTGACCACGTGATCTACACCGTCGGTTTCGAGCCGCGGAGGCTGCCCGAGACGCCGCAGTGGGGTCCGCTGCAATACAACCGGATGAACGGAATCCTTGCCCCCGGCCTGTTCGGGCTGGGCATCGCATTTCCGGATTACGCCGAAGACCCGTATGGCTACGGGCAATACCGCGTGGGCCTCAAGAAGTTCATGGATCACCTGGACGCGGTCCTGCCGCTGTGGATGATGTACGGGACGTGA